A DNA window from Halorubrum sp. DM2 contains the following coding sequences:
- a CDS encoding amphi-Trp domain-containing protein, which translates to MSDVDDEQSTIRSGRNFEEEYRLDASEAGEFLIALGEQLRDDDKLTIVGDEWELPFAFGEPVELEVEYEGVDEPELEIELELPGRTDESGPEIK; encoded by the coding sequence ATGTCCGACGTCGATGACGAGCAATCGACGATTCGGTCGGGACGGAACTTCGAGGAGGAGTATCGACTGGACGCGAGTGAGGCGGGCGAGTTCCTGATCGCGCTCGGCGAACAGCTTCGTGACGACGATAAACTGACGATCGTCGGCGACGAGTGGGAACTCCCCTTCGCGTTCGGAGAGCCGGTCGAACTGGAAGTGGAGTACGAGGGCGTCGACGAGCCGGAACTCGAAATCGAGCTCGAACTTCCGGGGCGGACCGACGAAAGTGGCCCCGAAATCAAGTAG
- a CDS encoding halocyanin domain-containing protein, whose protein sequence is MTEKLTHPTCDRRDLLTTTGVLGSIAVTGCMGTDETSPDATVVDSMDDLETLPADDYPLVGRWLDTDEVGGADDTFNGTIVDARGLDNPEITVGAEGNGGPVAFDPSAVIISPETVVKWVWTAHGHHNVVSDPNAQLGESNRAFSSGEIVERENNLHTEVFDEAGTVLYQCEPHLDLGMKGALVVDSQA, encoded by the coding sequence GTGACCGAAAAACTAACTCATCCTACCTGTGATCGTCGTGATCTCCTCACTACGACCGGTGTTCTCGGGAGTATAGCCGTGACGGGCTGTATGGGTACCGACGAGACGTCACCAGATGCGACAGTAGTCGACTCGATGGATGATTTAGAGACACTGCCAGCTGATGACTACCCGCTCGTTGGACGCTGGCTCGACACCGACGAGGTGGGAGGTGCGGACGATACGTTCAACGGAACGATCGTCGATGCTCGTGGCCTCGATAACCCCGAGATCACGGTCGGTGCGGAGGGGAACGGCGGCCCGGTCGCGTTCGATCCCTCTGCCGTGATTATCTCTCCGGAAACCGTCGTCAAATGGGTCTGGACTGCCCACGGCCATCACAACGTCGTGTCGGATCCCAACGCGCAATTGGGGGAATCGAACCGTGCGTTCTCCTCGGGGGAGATCGTCGAGCGAGAAAACAACCTACATACGGAGGTGTTCGACGAGGCGGGAACCGTTCTCTACCAGTGTGAACCGCATCTGGATTTAGGCATGAAAGGAGCGCTCGTCGTCGACTCACAGGCATAG